One part of the Glycine soja cultivar W05 chromosome 11, ASM419377v2, whole genome shotgun sequence genome encodes these proteins:
- the LOC114373275 gene encoding protein CHROMATIN REMODELING 35-like — protein MESSVDALASKRSRSSGFSPDPDRGKRQKLSNVVEHGNPFAVTDVLDRIEHGKYGSVTKDIEALFARRMKVLGPYLAKYPKLNQLIHAVIDRDEETLKSEDQQVTGLTHQNVIDLETPKLEVQQITGLTLQNVIDLEGENTEKDVHAAQIHGLIHIDSDEEDDRDKKSIVPYEASDEKDGRDKKIIVPYEASDEEDGRDKKIIVPYEASDEEDGRDKKIIVPYEASNEEDDRDKKSFVAFHEVVSPRLVAPSPASKTVEYHTPIPYHGETEDLKFETSISGKDNTRGDKGVYIGVQEVEDHQGDTADDDGLEDIWKEMSMAIECSKDTYVNPLPDEEVKEDEDCDHSFILKDDLGYVCRVCGIIDRGIETIFEFQYKAKRSTRTYASDSRNTKGKADAFGINVAEDDLIVTEISAHPRHMKQMKPHQVEGFNFLARNLVGDDPGGCILAHAPGSGKTFMIISFMQSFLGKYPNARPLVVLPKGILSTWKKEFQTWQVEDIPLYDFYTVKADSRSQQLEVLKQWVEHKSILFLGYKQFSSVVCDNGASSESLSCKKILLNVPSILILDEGHNPRNENTDMVQSLVEVHTRLKVVLSGTLYQNHVKEVFNILNLVRPKFLKMETSKPIVRRIRSRVHTPGVRSFYDLVENTLEKDTHFKTKVAVIQDLREMTSKVLHYYKGDFLDELPGLVDFTVVLNLSPRQKPEVEKLKRLSGNFKKSSVGSAVYLHPKLKPLAEKSEKGISDNMIDALIEKLDVRDGVKSKFFLNMLNLCESAGEKLLVFSQYLLPLKYLERLTMKWKGWSLKREIFVISGETSSEDREWSMERFNNSPDSKVFFGSIKACGEGISLVGASRIIILDVHLNPSVTRQAIGRAFRPGQKKKVFVYRLVSADSPEEEDHSTCFKKELISKMWFEWNEYCGDQAFEVEEVGVKECGDLFLESPLLGEDVKALYKR, from the exons ATGGAGTCCTCTGTTGATGCATTAGCTTCAAAACGCTCTCGTTCAAGTG GATTTTCCCCTGACCCTGACAGAGGCAAAAGACAGAAGTTATCAAATGTTGTGGAGCACGGGAATCCATTCGCAGTTACTGATGTTCTGGATCGTATAGAGCATGGAAAATATGGAAGTGTCACGAAGGATATAGAGGCCCTTTTTGCCCGAAGAATGAAGGTACTTGGACCTTACTTAGCAAAGTATCCCAAACTTAATCAATTGATCCATGCGGTAATCGACCGCGATGAAGAAACTCTTAAGTCAGAAGATCAACAAGTTACTGGTTTGACACATCAAAATGTCATAGATTTGGAAACTCCTAAGTTAGAAGTTCAACAGATTACTGGTTTGACACTTCAAAATGTCATAGATTTGGAGGGGGAAAACACTGAGAAGGATGTTCATGCAGCACAAATTCATGGTTTGATTCACATTGATTCAGATGAGGAAGATGATAGAGATAAAAAATCTATTGTTCCATATGAAGCTTCAGATGAGAAAGAtggtagagataaaaaaattattgttccaTATGAAGCTTCAGATGAGGAAGAtggtagagataaaaaaattattgttccaTATGAAGCTTCAGATGAGGAAGAtggtagagataaaaaaattattgttccaTATGAAGCTTCAAATGAGGAAGATGATAGAGACAAAAAATCTTTTGTTGCTTTTCATGAAGTTGTGTCGCCAAGACTAGTTGCACCATCTCCTGCGTCTAAGACGGTT GAGTACCACACTCCCATTCCTTACCATGGAGAAACTGAAGATCTAAAATTTGAGACAAGTATATCTGGAAAAGATAACACTAGGGGAGATAAAGGTGTTTATATTGGTGTACAGGAGGTAGAGGATCATCAGGGTGATACTGCAGATGATGATGGTCTAGAAGATATTTGGAAGGAGATGTCAATGGCAATAGAATGTTCCAAA GATACTTACGTGAATCCTCTGCCAGATGAAGAAGTAAAAGAAGATGAGGACTGTgatcattcttttattttaaaagatgatCTTGGCTATGTTTGTCGTGTTTGTGGCATTATTGACCGGGGAATTGAAACCATATTTGAGTTCCAGTACAAG GCTAAACGGAGCACAAGGACTTATGCATCTGATTCACGGAATACCAAAGGAAAAGCAGATGCATTTGGAATTAATGTTGCTGAAGATGATCTCATAGTAACTGAAATCTCAGCACATCCGAGACACATGAAACAGATGAAACCCCATCAAGTTGAAGGATTCAATTTTCTTGCTAGAAATCTTGTGGGTGACGATCCTGGTGGGTGCATCTTGGCCCATGCTCCTGGATCTGGGAAAACATTCATGATAATCAGTTTCATGCAAAGTTTTCTGGGAAAGTATCCTAATGCAAGACCCTTAGTGGTGCTTCCTAAGGGAATATTATCAACATGGAAAAAGGAGTTTCAAACATGGCAAGTGGAGGACATTCCTCTATATGACTTTTACACAGTGAAGGCAGATAGTAGAAGTCAACAACTGGAAGTGTTGAAGCAATGGGTGGAGCATAAGAGTATCCTTTTCTTAGGATACAAACAGTTCTCTTCTGTTGTCTGTGATAATGGGGCCAGCAGTGAATCTTTATCTTGCAAAAAGATTCTACTGAATGTTCCTTCAATTCTTATTTTAGATGAGGGGCACAATCCGAGGAATGAAAACACGGATATGGTACAGTCCCTTGTGGAAGTTCATACCCGTCTAAAAGTTGTACTGTCGGGAACACTTTACCAAAATCATGTCAAGGAGGTGTTTAACATCTTAAATCTTGTTCGGCCAAAATTTTTGAAGATGGAAACATCTAAGCCTATTGTGAGGCGCATTCGTAGTAGAGTTCACACACCGGGGGTGAGAAGCTTCTATGATTTagttgaaaacactttggagaaGGACACGCATTTTAAAACGAAAGTAGCTGTTATTCAAGATTTGCGAGAGATGACGAGCAAGGTACTTCACTATTATAAAGGAGATTTCCTTGATGAGCTtcctggtcttgttgattttaCTGTGGTGCTCAATCTTAGCCCTAGACAGAAGCCcgaagttgaaaaattaaaaaggttatCTGGAAATTTTAAGAAATCTTCTGTAGGCAGTGCTGTCTATTTGCACCCTAAATTGAAACCTTTAGctgaaaaaagtgaaaaaggtATATCTGATAACATGATTGATGCTCTGATAGAGAAATTGGATGTGAGAGATGGTGTGAAGTCCAAATTCTTTCTGAACATGCTAAATTTGTGTGAATCAGCTGGGGAGAAGCTTCTAGTTTTCAGTCAGTATCTGTTACCTTTGAAATATTTAGAAAGGCTAACTATGAAATGGAAAGGCTGGAGTCTAAAAAGAGAAATCTTTGTAATCTCTGGAGAAACAAGCTCTGAGGATCGAGAATGGTCAATGGAAAGATTTAACAACTCTCCTGATTCCAAAGTCTTCTTTGGCTCGATAAAGGCTTGTGGGGAGGGCATATCATTGGTCGGGGCATCCCGCATAATTATTTTGGATGTTCATCTCAATCCTTCTGTTACTCGCCAAGCTATTGGTCGAGCATTCAGACCAGGCCAGAAGAAGAAAGTCTTTGTGTATCGATTGGTATCTGCTGATTCTCCTGAAGAGGAAGATCACAGTACTTGTTTCAAGAaggaattaatttcaaaaatgtgGTTTGAATGGAACGAGTATTGTGGTGATCAAGCTTTTGAAGTTGAGGAAGTTGGGGTGAAAGAGTGTGGTGATCTATTTCTTGAAAGTCCATTGTTAGGGGAGGATGTAAAAGCTTTGTATAAAAG GTGA
- the LOC114373465 gene encoding WD repeat-containing protein 13-like, whose amino-acid sequence MDEQNSAAVNDGEPEPQQNHHQQNHTDNNNNKSNDTENNNNDNEKSTSDPELFCCLLQPATTDGDPEYIGIRRLLLHRKAEAGVLRRRDWRCNGKTYVAYRNYISRPRNWERDSLRTPSLQSTPGNSGRWFPSPTPHGTRWSEVDSLSCGRDLQNANPVYNHRTSFGSSISDSDRPRHHGVEAAYSFVGMHCIFDQCKASVTVLKFGHMSSDLLAYGASDGTLTVCSVSENPSVIKQLNGHSKDVTDFDFTSNNQYIASSSLDKTVRVWEIGKGICIRVIYGVSSQLCIRFHPVNNNFLSVGNANKEINVFNFSTGRVINKSIFDSEVTSMDHDHTGNLLFCGDAQGCIYSVNMNSHTGVLSRSHRYRSSSRHKSPVTTVQYRSFSLLARGPVLLTCTQDGNLSFFSVALEIKGYLTLRCSLKLAPRIHKIQASFCPLLSLEKGEFIVAGSEDSNVYFYDLTKPKNTCVNKLQGHRFPVMDIAWNHGENLLASSDFYGVVIVWKRERSHQKRNT is encoded by the exons ATGGATGAGCAAAACAGCGCCGCCGTCAACGACGGCGAACCAGAACCGCAGCAAAACCACCACCAACAAAACCACACcgacaacaacaataacaagagCAACGACACCgaaaacaacaacaacgacaACGAGAAGAGTACATCAGATCCCGAACTGTTCTGTTGTTTGCTTCAGCCAGCCACCACCGACGGAGATCCCGAGTACATCGGCATTCGCCGCCTCCTCCTTCATCGGAAGGCCGAGGCCGGCGTTCTCCGCCGCAGA GATTGGAGATGCAATGGCAAAACTTACGTGGCGTATCGGAATTACATAAGTAGGCCTAGGAACTGGGAAAGGGATAGTTTGCGCACCCCGAGTCTCCAGAGTACTCCGGGAAACAG TGGCCGATGGTTTCCATCTCCAACTCCTCACGGGACCCGTTGGTCTGAGGTGGACAGCTTGAGTTGTGGGCGG GATCTGCAAAATGCAAATCCAGTATATAATCATAGAACAAGTTTTGGCTCAAGTATAAGTGATTCTGATCGTCCTAGACATCATGGGGTTGAGGCTGCCTATTCTTTTGTTGGAATGCATTGCATCTTTGATCAGTGCAAAGCTTCTG TTACTGTGTTGAAGTTTGGGCACATGAGTTCTGATCTACTTGCTTATGGGGCATCAGATGGAACCTTGACTGTGTGCAGTGTATCTGAGAATCCTTCAGTCATCAAACAATTAAATGGGCATTCCAAAGATGTAACAG ATTTTGACTTTACATCAAACAATCAGTACATTGCATCGTCTTCATTGGATAAAACTGTGAGAGTATGGGAGATAGGGAAAGGTATTTGCATACGGGTGATATATGGAGTCTCTTCACAATTGTGTATCCGTTTTCACCCT GTAAATAACAACTTCCTTTCAGTTGGCAATGCAAACAAAGAAATCAAT GTGTTCAATTTTAGCACTGGAAGGgtaattaataaatcaatatttgaCAGTGAAGTTACCTCTATGGACCATGATCATACTGgaaatcttttattttgtgGAGATGCACAG GGATGTATTTACTCAGTAAATATGAACTCCCACACAGGTGTACTATCTCGCTCTCATCGTTACCGAAGTAGCAGCAGACACAAATCTCCTGTCACAACTGTGCAGTACCGGAGTTTCTCTCTTCTGGCTCGAGGACCTGTGTTGTTGACATGTACTCAGGATGGAAACCTGTCTTTCTTCAG TGTGGCTTTGGAGATAAAAGGTTATTTAACTCTTCGATGCTCACTCAAATTAGCTCCACGTATACACAAAATTCAAGCTTCTTTCTGTCCTCTTCTTTCCCTTGAAAAAGGAGAATTCATAG TTGCTGGAAGTGAGGACTCAAATGTCTATTTCTATGATTTAACGAAGCCAAAGAATACATGTGTGAACAAGCTACAG GGTCACCGGTTTCCTGTGATGGATATTGCCTGGAACCATGGAGAAAATTTATTGGCTTCATCTGATTTTTACGGCGTAGTAATTGTGTGGAAGAGAGAAAGATCACATCAAAAGAGAAATACATAA
- the LOC114374114 gene encoding ankyrin repeat-containing protein BDA1-like: MSYADQENDSLSALYEVSLRGNVSELDTLIGRDPLILHKLPLTTFTETPLHISALLGHLDFTKSLLRHKPQLALELDHSKRTPLHLASAQGHVEIVHVLLQTYHEHACLMSDQDGRIPIHYAAMRGRTEIARQLIMAKPESLMVLDGSGKTVLHLCVEHNHLETLKTLVQVRDLSGNDFLNKTDLHHGNTILHFAVTLKQVETIRYLLSIPKIREEASIENKMGCTALDMLVDAVIMNNGMNQTHSLPSLNPNEKYWTKNFKLGKRFLQHQGERLEEMRGMLSVVATMISAMTFNAVMNPPGGVIQANGSDLRSWKNMLSNNVKDAMELQPGRAVFLTTQESDFESFVMFNSISLAASLSITLLLVSGVPLKNEVTMGILSIGTCVTLTFLMLSYFFGGFMLGLKSVNHVFFFWLYFWLGLLGLIVVFTMIRVISWLVKVIKHG; the protein is encoded by the exons ATGAGTTATGCTGATCAAGAAAATGATTCACTGAGTGCTCTTTATGAGGTTTCATTGAGAGGTAATGTATCTGAGTTAGACACTCTAATAGGGAGAGACCCTCTTATCCTACACAAGCTTCCATTAACAACCTTCACTGAAACTCCCTTACACATATCAGCTTTACTTGGCCACCTTGATTTCACAAAGTCTCTTCTCAGACACAAACCTCAACTTGCCCTTGAGTTGGACCATTCCAAACGCACCCCTCTTCATCTAGCTTCAGCACAAGGCCATGTAGAGATTGTCCATGTGTTGTTGCAAACATATCATGAACATGCTTGTTTGATGAGTGATCAAGATGGAAGAATTCCTATTCACTATGCAGCTATGAGAGGACGAACAGAAATAGCAAGACAACTGATTATGGCAAAGCCTGAGTCATTGATGGTGCTTGATGGATCAGGAAAAACTGTGTTGCACCTATGTGTTGAGCACAATCACTTGGAGACCTTGAAAACATTGGTGCAAGTGCGAGATCTTAGTGGTAATGATTTTCTAAACAAAACAGACTTGCATCATGGGAATACCATTTTGCACTTCGCTGTTACCTTGAAGCAAGTTGAG ACTATAAGGTACTTGCTTTCGATACCCAAAATAAGAGAAGAAGCAAGCATTGAGAATAAGATGGGTTGTACTGCTTTGGACATGTTAGTGGATGCTGTCATAATGAACAATGGAATGAACCAAACACATTCACTACCATCACTTAATCCAAATGAAAAGTATTGGACAAAGAATTTCAAACTGGGTAAAAGGTTCTTACAACATCAGGGTGAAAGGCTGGAAGAAATGAGAGGGATGCTTAGTGTGGTAGCTACAATGATCTCAGCCATGACCTTTAATGCTGTAATGAACCCTCCAGGTGGTGTTATACAAGCAAATGGTTCAGACTTACGTAGTTGGAAAAACATGTTAAGTAATAATGTGAAGGATGCTATGGAATTACAACCTGGGAGAGCAGTATTCTTAACTACTCAAGAATCTGACTTTGAAAGTTTTGTAATGTTCAACTCCATCTCTCTGGCTGCATCACTTAGTATTACTCTCTTACTTGTGAGTGGAGTCCCCTTAAAGAATGAAGTCACCATGGGGATCTTATCAATAGGAACGTGTGTCACTCTCACATTTCTTATGCTTTCCTATTTTTTCGGAGGGTTCATGTTGGGTTTGAAGTCAGTTAAtcacgtattttttttttggctttattTTTGGCTTGGACTTCTTGGGCTAATTGTTGTCTTCACCATGATCCGCGTAATTTCTTGGCTAGTAAAAGTTATCAAACATGGATAA
- the LOC114372911 gene encoding structural maintenance of chromosomes protein 2-1-like, producing MYIKEICLEGFKSYATRTVVPGFDPFFNAITGLNGSGKSNILDSICFVLGITNLQQVRASNLQELVYKQGQAGITKATVSVVFDNSNSSRSPLGYEGHSEITVTRQIVVGGRNKYLINGKLAQPSQVQNLFHSVQLNVNNPHFLIMQGRITKVLNMKPPEILSMLEEAAGTRMYETKKEAALKTLEKKQSKVDEINKLLDQEILPALEKLRKEKTQYMQWANGNAELDRLRRFCIAYEYVQAERIKDNAASEVEEVKAKIAEIDDIAKTNQGEIKEMETKIAQLTAEKEASMGGEMKSLSEKVDALSQNLVRETSVLNNKEDTLRSEEANKANLVKNIEELKHSVEEKSSAVKKAEEGAADLKNKVDELTKSLEEHDKEYQGVLAGKSSGNEEKCLEDQLRDAKVAVGSTETELKQLKAKISHCEKELKEKTNQLRSKREEANAVENELNTRQKDVENVRMELESLSYKEGEMEDLQKERMTEMDCMQKLKDEIRNLSANLANVEFTYRDPSKNFDRSKVKGVVAKLIKVKDRSTMTALEVTAAGKLYNVVVDTENTGKQLLQNGNLRRRVTIIPLNKIQSYNVSSRVQQAAVRLVGKGNAEIALSLVGYEEELQSAMEYVFGSTFVCKTIDAAKEVAFNREIHTTSVTLEGDIFQPSGLLTGGSRKGGGDLLGQLHALSEAESKLSVHQRRLSEIEAKISKLFPLQKKFIDLKAQLELKLYDLSLFQSRAEQNEHHKLGELVKKIEQELNEAKSTVKDKQLLYEDCVKTVSSLEKSIKEHDNNRESRLKGLEKKIKTIKSQMQSSLKDLKGHDSEKERLVMEMEAIIQEQASLENQLASLGTLISNLASEVEEQRSTVAAARDNLDQVQSQLKSVRLKMKECDKEISAIIKDQQKLEHKISESNLERKRMENEVKRMELEQKDCSVRVDKLIEKHAWIASEKQLFGRSGTDYDFSSRDPTKAREELEKLQAEQSGLEKRVNKKVMAMFEKAEDEYNDLMSKKYIIENDKSKIKKVIEELDEKKKETLNVTWIKVNNDFGSIFSTLLPGTMAKLEPPEGCSFLDGLEVRVAFGSVWKQSLSELSGGQRSLLALSLILALLLFKPAPLYILDEVDAALDLSHTQNIGRMIKAHFPHSQFIVVSLKEGMFNNANVLFRTKFVDGVSTVQRTVAAKQSK from the exons ATGTACATCAAGGAGATTTGTCTGGAAGGGTTCAAATCCTACGCGACCCGCACCGTGGTTCCGGGCTTCGACCCTTTCTTCAACGCCATCACCGGCTTGAACGGTTCCGGGAAGTCTAACATCCTGGACTCCATCTGCTTCGTCCTCGGAATCACCAACCTGCAGCAGGTCAGGGCTTCCAACCTCCAGGAACTCGTCTACAAGCAGGGCCAGGCTGGCATCACCAAGGCCACCGTCTCCGTCGTCTTCGACAACTCCAACAGCTCCAGAAGCCCTCTCGGATACGAAGGACACTCTGAGATCACAGTAACAAGACAG ATTGTGGTTGGGGGGAGGAACAAGTATTTGATCAATGGGAAGCTTGCGCAGCCTAGTCAAGTTCAGAACCTTTTTCATTCAGTGCAGCTAAATGTTAATAATCCACATTTCCTTATTATGCAAGGACGCATCACTAAGGTATTAAATATGAAACCACCAGAGATATTGTCTATGCTTGAGGAAGCTGCAGGGACGAGAATGTATGAGACAAAGAAAGAGGCTGCTCTTAAAACACTTGAGAAGAAGCAGAGTAAGGTTGATGAGATTAACAAGCTTCTTGACCAGGAGATACTGCCTGCTCTGGAGAAGTTAAGGAAAGAAAAGACACAGTACATGCAATGGGCTAATGGCAATGCAGAGTTAGATAGGTTGAGAAGATTTTGTATTGCTTATGAGTATGTTCAAGCGGAGAGGATTAAAGACAATGCTGCTTCTGAGGTGGAAGAAGTGAAAGCCAAGATAGCTGAGATTGATGACATTGCTAAGACAAATCAGGGGGAAATTAAGGAAATGGAGACCAAAATAGCTCAGTTGACTGCTGAAAAGGAAGCAAGCATGGGTGGAGAAATGAAATCTCTGTCAGAGAAGGTAGATGCACTTTCCCAGAATCTTGTGAGGGAAACGTCTGTACTAAATAATAAAGAAGACACTTTGAGGAGTGAAGAAGCCAACAAAGCAAAT cttgttaaaaatattgaagaatTGAAGCATTCTGTAGAAGAGAAGTCCTCTGCTGTTAAAAAGGCTGAAGAGGGGGCAGCAGATctgaaaaataaagttgatgAGCTCACAAAGAGTCTAGAGGAGCATGATAAAGAATACCAG GGTGTTTTAGCTGGCAAGAGCAGTGGTAATGAGGAGAAATGCTTAGAGGATCAACTAAGGGATGCAAAGGTAGCAGTTGGGAGTACTGAAACAGAATTGAAACAGCTGAAAGCCAAAATTAGCCATTGTGAAAAGGAACTGAAGGAGAAAACAAATCAATTAAGGTCAAAACGTGAAGAAGCTAATGCTGTTGAAAATGAGCTCAACACTAGACAAAAAGATGTTGAGAACGTTAGAATGGAGTTGGAGTCTCTTTCTTATAAAGAGGGTGAGATGGAAgatttacaaaag GAGCGTATGACTGAGATGGACTGTATGCAAAAGTTGAAGGATGAAATACGCAATCTTTCAGCAAACCTGGCAAATGTTGAATTTACATACCGTGATCCTTCTAAGAATTTTGATAGGTCAAAGGTGAAAGGTGTTGTTGCAAAACTCATCAAAGTAAAGGATAGGTCCACAATGACTGCCCTAGAG GTTACAGCTGCTGGAAAGTTGTATAATGTTGTTGTTGACACAGAAAATACTGGAAAGCAACTACTACAGAATGGCAATCTTAGAAGAAGAGTGACAATTATACCTCTGAACAAGATACAATCCTATAATGTTTCCTCCAGAGTTCAACAAGCTGCTGTTAGATTG GTGGGCAAGGGGAATGCTGAAATAGCTCTTTCTTTGGTTGGTTATGAAGAAGAATTGCAG AGTGCAATGGAATATGTATTTGGTTCAACCTTTGTCTGCAAAACTATTGATGCTGCAAAGGAG GTGGCATTTAATCGGGAGATTCACACCACAAGTGTCACTCTTGAAGGAGATATATTTCAGCCAAGTGGTCTTCTGACTGGTGGAAGCCGCAA GGGAGGTGGTGATCTTTTGGGGCAACTTCATGCTTTGTCTGAGGCTGAGTCAAAACTTTCAGTGCATCAAAGAAGATTGTCAGAGATTGAGGCAAAG ATCTCAAAGCTCTTCCCACTTCAGAAAAAATTTATAGATCTCAAAGCACAATTAGAACTGAAGTTGTACGACCTTTCATTGTTTCAGAGCAGAGCTGAGCAAAATGAGCATCATAAG ctCGGAGAATTAGTGAAGAAGATTGAGCAAGAGCTTAATGAAGCAAAGTCTACAGTCAAGGACAAGCAACTTCTATATGAGGACTGTGTTAAAACTGTTTCATCTCTTGAgaaatcaatcaaagaacatgACAATAACAGAGAGAGTAGGCTAAAAGGCTTGGagaaaaagataaagacaaTCAAATCTCAAATGCAGTCATCATTAAAAGATCTGAAG GGACATGATAGTGAAAAGGAGAGACTTGTTATGGAAATGGAAGCTATTATCCAGGAGCAAGCATCTTTGGAGAACCAGTTAGCATCATTGGGAACACTGATCAGTAATCTTGCCTCTGAAGTAGAAGAACAAAGATCCACT GTTGCTGCTGCACGGGATAATCTTGATCAAGTTCAGTCACAGCTGAAATCAGTTCGTCTAAAAATGAAGGaatgtgataaggaaatcagtgCTATTATTAAAGACCAGCAAAAGCTTGAACATAAAATTAGTGAGAGTAATCTTGAAAGGAAGAGGATGGAAAATGAG GTAAAACGGATGGAGTTGGAACAGAAAGATTGCTCTGTGAGAGTAGATAAATTAATAGAGAAGCATGCATGGATTGCTTCTGAAAAACAGTTGTTTGGTAGAAGTGGAACTGATTATGATTTTTCTTCCCGTGATCCTACTAAAGCTAGAGAAGAACTTGAGAAGCTTCAGGCTGAACAATCTGG GCTTGAAAAAAGGGTAAACAAGAAAGTGATGGCAATGTTTGAGAAGGCAGAAGATGAGTACAATGATTTGATGtccaaaaaatacataattgag aATGACAAGTCTAAAATCAAGAAGGTGATTGAAGAGCTagatgagaagaagaaggagacacTTAATGTTACCTGGATCAAAGTGAATAA TGACTTTGGATCCATCTTTTCTACGCTACTACCGGGAACAATGGCCAAGTTAGAACCTCCAGAAGGATGCAGCTTCCTTGATGGTCTTGAGGTTCGTGTTGCATTTGGAAGTGTGTGGAAGCAGTCATTGTCTGAATTAAGTGGAGGTCAGCGATCACTGCTTGCACTTTCTCTGATTCTGGCACTGCTGCTGTTCAAACCTGCTCCACTTTACATCCTTGATGAG GTTGATGCAGCTCTTGATTTGAGCCACACACAAAACATAGGGAGAATGATAAAGGCTCACTTTCCGCACTCTCAG TTTATTGTGGTTTCCTTGAAGGAAGGCATGTTCAATAATGCAAATGTTCTTTTCCGGACAAAATTTGTGGATGGTGTTTCAACTGTTCAGCGAACTGTTGCAGCTAAACAAAGCAAATGA